AATTAGAAGTCTTAGCATTTCCTTGTAATCAATTTGGAAAGCAAGAACCTGGTAATTCTGAAGACATTCAGTCTTTTTGTGATTTAACTTTTAAAACATCATTTCCACTTTTTGAAAAAGTTGAGGTCAATGGTGAAAATACTCATCCACTATTCCAATATTTAAAATCAGAACTTCCAGGCCTTCTAGGTAGCAAGAAGATCAAATGGAATTTTACAAAATTTCTTATCGACAGCGAAGGCAATCCAGTAAAAAGATATGCTCCTATTGATAAACCTGAGAGCATTGAAAATGATATAAAAAAGAGTTTTAAATAATGAGTGATGAAATTCTCTACATTGAAAACCAAGTTTGCTTTAGCCTATATCGATTAAGCAAATTGATAACAAGTCAGTACAGGCCTTATCTTGAAGAGATAAACCTTACTTATCCTCAATATCTTGTCATGCTTGTTCTATGGGAAGATGAAAGAGTTAATATGTCTGAGCTGGGAGATAAGTTATCACTTGATACCGGAACACTCTCCCCTCTTGTCAAGAGGCTTATTGAAAAGAAACTTGTTGAGAAGAAAAGATGTGAGGAAGACGAGAGAATTGTCTATATAACAACAACGACACAGGGAAAGAAGTTAAAGAAAAAGGCAAAATCAATACCTCAAAAGCTACTTTGTTCAAAAGAAATAGATATTAGTGAAATACAAAAGCTAAAAGCTGAAGCAGATAAAGTATATAACCTATGGAGCACACATGAATAATGAAGAAATTTTAAAAGCACTTAATTGGCGATACGCTACAAAGGTCTTTGATAAAGACAAGAAGATATCAGACGAAGATTTACACGTATTAAATGAATCCTTGAGACTCGCTGCGAGCTCGTTCGGTCTA
This is a stretch of genomic DNA from Halobacteriovorax vibrionivorans. It encodes these proteins:
- a CDS encoding glutathione peroxidase, whose product is MSIYDYKAIDIKGNERSLSEFKGKSLLIVNTASKCGFTPQYEGLQKIYDKYKDKLEVLAFPCNQFGKQEPGNSEDIQSFCDLTFKTSFPLFEKVEVNGENTHPLFQYLKSELPGLLGSKKIKWNFTKFLIDSEGNPVKRYAPIDKPESIENDIKKSFK
- a CDS encoding MarR family winged helix-turn-helix transcriptional regulator, with the protein product MSDEILYIENQVCFSLYRLSKLITSQYRPYLEEINLTYPQYLVMLVLWEDERVNMSELGDKLSLDTGTLSPLVKRLIEKKLVEKKRCEEDERIVYITTTTQGKKLKKKAKSIPQKLLCSKEIDISEIQKLKAEADKVYNLWSTHE